A stretch of the Filimonas lacunae genome encodes the following:
- the feoB gene encoding ferrous iron transport protein B, with protein sequence MSGRNINIALVGNPNCGKSSLFNSLTGLNQKVGNFPGVTVDKKTGQSSLDAAINSTIIDLPGTYSLYPRRADEWVAYRVMMGVDEDIKPEMVLLVADASNLKRNLLFCSQIIDLKVPVVVALTMMDLARSKGIEIDVPGLERELGVPVIPVNPRKNKGIDALKKALAQTAHLNATSPRRDFISNKELAPEAVSGVQRLFPALSDYASIHYLINHENFPLPDATQNSIEQLEIDNKFNPTKSQAEEILQRYTRIRQIMQQNVVEPDPLQKKLFTEKLDNLLLHRVWGYIILLVTLFVLFQSIFWLASYPMDLIDSGFGSLSGWLAGILPEAWWSDLLLNGFLAGLGGILVFVPQIMILFGLITLLEDTGYMARISFLSDKLMRKVGLNGKSVMPMISGLACAVPAVMSARNIENKKERLLTILVTPLMSCSARLPVYTILISLVFPDKYFLGFLSVKGLVMMALYLLGLVMALLVSYVLKFMIKVQEKSFFILELPIYRAPRWLNVGTTMIEKAKIFVLDAGRVILVISMLLWFLSSYGPSGRMHSVETKYAQLKEAAKTDDEKAELDRELSTEKLENSFAGIIGKTIEPAIKPLGFDWKIGIALVTSFAAREVFVGTMATLYSVEQSDDDATLRSKMQNAVRADGTKVYTLPTALSLMVFYVLAMQCMTTVAVVKRETKSWKWPLIQVGYMTFLAYVTSLLVYHLF encoded by the coding sequence TTGTCAGGAAGGAATATAAACATAGCCCTGGTGGGAAACCCCAACTGTGGCAAATCGTCGTTATTTAACTCGCTAACGGGCCTGAATCAGAAAGTGGGAAACTTTCCAGGAGTTACAGTAGATAAGAAAACCGGTCAGTCGTCACTTGATGCAGCTATTAACAGCACTATCATTGACTTGCCCGGAACCTATAGCTTGTACCCCCGCAGAGCCGATGAATGGGTTGCCTACCGGGTAATGATGGGGGTGGATGAGGATATTAAACCAGAAATGGTGCTGCTGGTGGCCGATGCCAGCAACCTCAAACGCAATCTTTTATTCTGCAGCCAGATTATAGATTTGAAAGTGCCCGTGGTGGTAGCGCTTACCATGATGGACCTTGCCCGCAGCAAAGGCATTGAAATAGACGTGCCCGGACTGGAAAGAGAGCTGGGGGTTCCGGTAATTCCCGTAAACCCACGCAAAAACAAAGGTATTGATGCGCTGAAAAAAGCCCTGGCACAAACAGCTCACTTGAATGCCACCTCGCCACGACGCGATTTTATATCCAATAAAGAACTGGCCCCCGAAGCGGTGAGCGGTGTACAGCGTTTGTTTCCGGCTTTAAGTGATTACGCTTCTATCCATTACCTCATTAACCACGAAAACTTTCCTTTGCCCGATGCCACACAAAACAGCATTGAGCAACTGGAAATAGATAACAAGTTTAACCCTACCAAAAGCCAGGCAGAGGAAATTTTGCAGCGTTATACGCGTATCCGGCAAATTATGCAGCAGAACGTGGTAGAGCCCGATCCGTTGCAGAAAAAGCTGTTTACCGAAAAGCTGGATAACCTGCTGCTGCATCGGGTATGGGGTTATATTATATTACTGGTTACACTGTTTGTATTATTCCAGAGCATTTTTTGGCTGGCGTCTTATCCGATGGATTTAATTGACAGCGGTTTTGGCTCTTTGTCCGGCTGGCTGGCTGGTATATTGCCCGAAGCCTGGTGGAGCGATCTGTTGTTAAACGGTTTTCTGGCCGGCTTAGGCGGTATATTGGTGTTTGTGCCACAGATTATGATATTATTCGGGTTAATTACCCTGCTGGAAGACACCGGGTACATGGCGCGTATCAGCTTTTTAAGTGATAAGCTGATGCGTAAAGTAGGCTTGAACGGCAAAAGCGTAATGCCTATGATCAGCGGTCTGGCCTGTGCAGTACCTGCTGTAATGAGTGCCCGTAACATCGAAAACAAAAAGGAGCGTTTGTTAACCATACTGGTTACGCCATTAATGAGTTGCAGCGCCCGTTTGCCCGTATACACCATTCTTATTTCACTGGTTTTTCCGGATAAATATTTCCTGGGCTTTTTAAGTGTGAAAGGCCTGGTGATGATGGCCTTGTATTTATTAGGCCTGGTAATGGCCCTGTTGGTAAGCTATGTGCTGAAATTTATGATTAAGGTGCAGGAGAAAAGCTTTTTCATATTAGAATTGCCCATTTACCGCGCACCCAGGTGGTTGAATGTAGGGACTACCATGATAGAAAAGGCCAAAATTTTTGTACTGGATGCAGGCCGGGTGATCCTGGTAATAAGCATGTTACTTTGGTTTTTAAGCAGCTATGGGCCTTCGGGCAGAATGCACAGCGTAGAAACCAAATACGCACAGCTGAAAGAAGCGGCCAAAACAGACGATGAAAAAGCAGAACTGGATAGGGAATTAAGCACCGAAAAACTGGAAAACTCTTTTGCAGGTATTATAGGCAAAACCATAGAACCCGCTATTAAGCCATTGGGCTTTGATTGGAAAATAGGCATTGCATTGGTTACCTCGTTTGCGGCAAGGGAAGTGTTTGTGGGTACGATGGCCACTTTATACAGCGTGGAACAGAGTGATGACGATGCTACCCTGCGCAGTAAAATGCAAAATGCAGTAAGGGCCGATGGTACTAAAGTGTATACCCTGCCTACTGCATTATCGCTGATGGTGTTTTATGTGCTGGCTATGCAGTGTATGACCACTGTAGCCGTAGTAAAGCGGGAAACCAAATCGTGGAAATGGCCATTAATACAGGTGGGCTATATGACCTTCCTGGCTTATGTTACTAGCTTACTGGTGTACCACCTGTTTTAA
- a CDS encoding GAF domain-containing sensor histidine kinase — MIEAALPHDEQDRLQELYRTELLDSPKDTDFDEIVQLASRICDVPISLISLIDAGRQWFKAKTGIDIDETERSISFCAHAILQDDLMEVRDTSKDERFADNPFVKGDPEVRFYAGVPLVTERGYKLGTLCVIDKTPRVLTEDQALALKVLAKQIIKLIELRSRNKEIQHLVTTQNRITSIISHDVRNPLAALKAIIELQTSGALTEEETTEMLTMSSKQLDSTIDMVANVSDWGRLQMKVQRMQKVPVNLSTLIDQTLPSFMATASSKNNILNSDVPKGLVIQAEQQALHFILRNLLSNANKYTEFGSITVSAQQEESRVRLKVCDTGIGMTKEKVASIFGSEKNFPAPGTQGEKGSGLGLLLVKDFLDKINGRILITSEEGAGTCVSIIL; from the coding sequence ATGATTGAAGCCGCTTTACCCCACGACGAACAGGATCGTTTGCAGGAACTGTATCGCACCGAACTACTGGACAGCCCTAAAGACACAGACTTTGACGAAATAGTGCAACTGGCCTCCCGCATTTGCGATGTTCCCATTTCTCTCATTTCTTTGATAGATGCAGGCCGGCAATGGTTTAAAGCAAAAACCGGGATAGACATAGATGAAACGGAAAGAAGTATTTCGTTTTGTGCGCATGCTATTTTACAGGACGATTTGATGGAGGTACGTGATACATCGAAAGACGAACGTTTTGCAGATAACCCTTTTGTAAAAGGCGATCCCGAAGTGCGGTTTTACGCCGGCGTGCCCCTGGTAACAGAAAGGGGATATAAATTAGGTACGCTGTGTGTAATTGATAAAACACCAAGGGTGTTAACGGAAGATCAGGCCCTGGCTCTAAAGGTGCTGGCCAAACAAATTATCAAACTGATTGAATTACGCAGCCGCAACAAAGAAATTCAACACCTGGTAACTACACAAAATCGTATTACTTCTATTATATCGCACGATGTGCGTAACCCGCTGGCCGCGCTTAAAGCTATTATTGAACTGCAAACATCAGGTGCCCTTACCGAGGAAGAAACCACCGAAATGCTCACCATGTCCAGCAAGCAGCTGGATAGCACTATAGATATGGTAGCCAATGTTTCTGATTGGGGCAGGCTGCAAATGAAAGTGCAGCGCATGCAAAAAGTGCCTGTAAACCTCAGCACCCTGATTGATCAAACTTTACCTTCTTTCATGGCTACCGCCAGTTCAAAAAACAATATTCTTAACAGTGATGTGCCTAAAGGCCTGGTGATACAGGCCGAGCAGCAAGCATTACATTTTATACTGCGTAATCTGTTAAGCAACGCCAATAAGTATACAGAGTTTGGTTCTATTACGGTATCGGCGCAGCAGGAAGAAAGCAGGGTACGTCTTAAAGTTTGCGACACCGGCATTGGTATGACAAAAGAGAAGGTCGCTTCCATATTTGGAAGCGAGAAAAATTTTCCGGCGCCAGGCACCCAGGGCGAAAAAGGTAGCGGTTTAGGCTTGCTGCTGGTAAAAGACTTCCTGGACAAAATCAATGGCCGGATTCTTATTACCAGCGAAGAAGGTGCCGGCACCTGTGTAAGTATTATATTATAA
- a CDS encoding efflux RND transporter permease subunit — MNISELSLKRPVFATVMNIFIILLGVVGFTFLAVRDYPAIDPPTISVNTSYTGANSDIIESQITEPLEKQINGIPGIRTITSSSSLGSSNITVEFNLGTDLEAAAGDVRDKVSQATRSLPQDIDAPPVVTKADANSDFILLLAVQSHSKSLLDLSDYAENVLQQQLQTIEGVSSVNIFGQKRYAMRLWLNPDKMNAYNVAFTDVKNALSTENVDLPPGKIYGANTELTIRTLGRLTSEQQFRDLIIREDSSGIVRLNDISTVELGPEQMEQGWKFNGVNAVGLAVIPQPGANNIAIADEFYKRVEEIEKSNKTDISFKVLIDNTKNIRNSLDEVEETLLISFALVVLVIFFFFRSWLTAIRPLIDIPISLVATFFIMYICGFTVNVLTLLGIVLATGLVVDDGIVVTENIFRKLEEGLPIRKAALEGSKEIFFAVISTSITLAIVFLPVIFLEGFVGRLFREFGIVLAAAVLISAFVSLTITPVLNVYLTRKNSQHGWFYMKTEPFFEGMENGYKRLLEGFMRIRWTAWVVIVICALAIWYSMATLRSEIAPLEDRSSIRFTVTGAEGTSYNAMQGITDKIGQFLYDSVPERDFVFARTGSGGSSSGTNSAQPRVGLIDPTLRDRSQSDIANELQKKLKRFNDARIFAVQEQTISVGSSSRSGLPVQFVLQNQDINKLKDIIPKFLEEARKDKTFSNVDVNLKFNKPEVQLTIDRMKARDLGLSSSDIISAAQSAFSGGRLAYFIMNGFQYQVIAQVDRTDRDKPNDIEKLYVRNSSGQNIPLDAVVHLEESSNPATLYHFNRYKAATISASLAEGETIGDGIKAMQAISDKLLDPSYQTALSGASRDYAESSSNIMFAFGLALIFIYLVLAAQFESFLDPFTIMLTVPLALAGALLSLVIFGQTLNIFSEIGMIMLIGLVTKNGILIVEFANQKREHGLPRKEAVIEAAQQRLRPILMTSLATSLGALPIALSLGAASTSRIPLGIVIVGGIVFSLILTLFVIPAVYTYISGKHKPHVTHVTE; from the coding sequence ATGAACATCTCAGAACTTTCGCTTAAACGCCCGGTGTTTGCCACGGTAATGAATATTTTCATTATCCTGCTGGGTGTGGTTGGTTTTACCTTTCTGGCCGTTCGCGATTATCCCGCTATCGATCCGCCTACTATTTCTGTAAACACATCCTATACGGGTGCTAACTCAGATATTATAGAAAGCCAGATTACCGAACCACTGGAAAAACAGATTAACGGTATTCCCGGCATCAGAACTATTACTTCTTCCAGCTCGCTGGGTAGCAGCAATATTACAGTAGAGTTTAACCTGGGTACCGATCTGGAAGCGGCGGCAGGTGATGTGCGTGATAAAGTGAGCCAGGCTACCCGTAGCTTGCCACAGGATATTGATGCGCCACCGGTGGTGACCAAGGCCGATGCCAACAGTGATTTTATTTTACTGCTGGCGGTACAAAGCCATTCTAAAAGCCTGCTGGACCTGAGCGACTACGCCGAAAACGTATTGCAGCAACAACTGCAAACCATTGAAGGGGTAAGCTCGGTAAACATATTCGGGCAAAAGCGCTACGCGATGCGTTTGTGGCTGAACCCCGATAAAATGAATGCCTACAACGTAGCTTTCACGGATGTAAAAAATGCACTTAGTACAGAAAACGTGGATTTACCTCCTGGTAAGATTTACGGTGCTAATACAGAGTTAACCATCCGCACACTAGGAAGGTTGACCTCCGAACAGCAATTCCGGGATTTGATTATACGGGAAGACAGCAGCGGCATTGTTCGGTTAAACGACATTTCCACGGTGGAGTTAGGTCCCGAACAAATGGAGCAAGGCTGGAAATTCAATGGTGTAAATGCGGTGGGTTTGGCGGTGATACCGCAGCCCGGCGCCAATAACATTGCCATTGCCGATGAGTTTTATAAAAGGGTAGAGGAAATTGAAAAGTCGAACAAAACCGATATCTCTTTTAAAGTGCTGATAGATAACACCAAAAACATACGCAACTCGCTGGATGAAGTAGAAGAAACACTACTGATCTCTTTTGCGTTGGTGGTGTTGGTGATCTTCTTCTTCTTCCGCAGCTGGTTAACAGCCATCCGGCCATTGATTGATATTCCTATTTCACTGGTAGCCACTTTCTTTATCATGTATATCTGTGGCTTTACCGTGAACGTATTAACCCTGTTAGGTATTGTACTGGCTACGGGGTTGGTGGTGGATGATGGTATTGTGGTAACGGAAAACATCTTCCGTAAGCTGGAAGAGGGGTTGCCTATACGTAAGGCGGCATTGGAAGGAAGTAAAGAGATCTTTTTTGCGGTAATATCCACTTCTATCACACTGGCTATTGTGTTTTTACCGGTGATATTCCTGGAAGGGTTTGTAGGCCGTTTGTTCCGCGAGTTTGGTATTGTACTGGCAGCTGCCGTATTGATATCGGCTTTTGTATCGTTGACCATTACACCAGTGCTGAACGTGTACCTCACCCGTAAAAACTCGCAGCATGGTTGGTTCTATATGAAAACAGAACCCTTTTTTGAAGGGATGGAAAATGGCTACAAGCGTTTACTGGAAGGATTTATGCGTATACGCTGGACCGCTTGGGTGGTGATTGTTATTTGTGCTTTAGCCATCTGGTATTCGATGGCCACTTTGCGCAGTGAAATTGCACCACTGGAAGACAGAAGCAGTATCCGCTTTACCGTAACCGGTGCAGAAGGAACCAGCTATAACGCCATGCAGGGCATTACAGATAAGATAGGCCAGTTTTTGTACGACTCTGTACCGGAACGTGATTTCGTATTTGCACGTACCGGCTCCGGTGGTTCATCCAGCGGAACCAACTCGGCCCAGCCGCGGGTAGGTTTGATTGATCCTACTTTACGTGACCGCAGCCAGAGTGATATTGCCAACGAATTACAAAAGAAACTGAAACGGTTTAACGACGCCCGCATTTTTGCGGTGCAGGAACAAACGATATCTGTGGGTTCCAGCTCCCGCTCGGGCTTACCGGTGCAGTTTGTGTTGCAAAACCAGGATATCAACAAGCTGAAAGATATTATTCCTAAATTTCTGGAAGAAGCCCGTAAGGATAAAACCTTTTCTAACGTAGACGTAAACCTGAAATTTAATAAGCCGGAAGTACAGTTAACTATAGACCGGATGAAGGCGCGGGATTTAGGGTTATCCAGTTCGGATATTATCTCCGCTGCTCAATCGGCTTTTAGTGGTGGACGTTTGGCTTACTTTATTATGAATGGTTTTCAATACCAGGTGATTGCACAGGTAGACCGAACGGACAGGGATAAGCCCAACGATATTGAAAAACTATATGTGCGCAACAGCAGCGGGCAAAACATTCCGCTGGATGCCGTAGTGCATTTGGAAGAAAGCAGTAACCCGGCCACCTTGTATCACTTTAACCGTTACAAAGCCGCTACCATATCGGCTTCACTGGCAGAAGGGGAAACGATTGGTGATGGTATTAAAGCCATGCAGGCTATATCGGATAAACTGTTAGATCCAAGTTACCAGACAGCGCTTTCCGGTGCTTCACGCGATTACGCCGAAAGCTCTTCCAACATCATGTTTGCATTTGGCCTGGCGTTGATATTTATTTACCTGGTACTGGCTGCTCAGTTTGAAAGCTTCCTCGATCCGTTTACTATTATGCTTACGGTGCCGCTGGCATTGGCAGGTGCTTTATTAAGCCTGGTGATATTCGGACAAACGCTGAACATCTTTTCCGAGATAGGTATGATTATGTTAATTGGGCTGGTAACCAAAAACGGTATCCTTATCGTTGAGTTTGCCAACCAGAAACGGGAACATGGTTTGCCAAGGAAAGAAGCGGTGATTGAAGCTGCGCAGCAAAGGTTACGTCCTATTTTAATGACCAGCCTTGCTACCTCGTTAGGTGCTTTGCCCATTGCGTTAAGCCTGGGTGCAGCTTCTACCAGCCGTATACCGTTAGGTATAGTGATTGTAGGTGGAATTGTATTTTCATTGATACTAACCCTGTTTGTAATTCCTGCAGTATATACATATATATCAGGTAAGCACAAACCGCACGTTACCCATGTAACCGAATAA
- a CDS encoding TonB-dependent receptor plug domain-containing protein, whose protein sequence is MTSKRVCQFFTTTLAVFFCATTLHAQKLDASLAKLGEEYQQERAYLHFDKGAYTPGETIWFKAYLQAGIYPSDISKNFYVDWTDATGLVLFHTATPLLEGTAKGQYEIPATYKGQIIHVRAYTSWMMNFDTVFLYNKDIRIVQPKDAVTTAKKVDINLQFLPEGGDMIAGLKSRVAFKATDQFGKPVFVKGKITNAAGEEVVAFAAKHDGMGVVDIETKAGDKYTATYNTPDGQTKTVALPDMKATGATLSVNGIGGRRSFLVERAADAPENLKTLYVMATLQQQLIYRAKVDLTESAAIGGSIPVGNLPSGIVCITLFDANWVPVAERITFVNNHNYEFKPTIDVVGDTRKRAKSFIDIDVPDTVAANMSISVTDIGVSPDSTDNIISHLLLTSDLRGYIHNPAFYFRNESDSLQQYLDLVMLTNGWRRINWEDIANNRMPTLKYRKDSAYLSFSGKVYGATPIQIRETGSINLIMKSRDSSTNLNFLPLRPDGTFSDPNMLFFDTLKIYYQFNKNKDFASRVAVSFSNGLLPTPYKVGDLPPSYNIVVFDTSGNTRMRQLALEQARLTKLLQGTTLEGVTVTAKAKKPLDILDEKYASGMFKGDGYQFDVMNDMVAQSSFSVFQYLQGRVAGLQINNTNAGGTPSASWRGSNTTFFLDEMPVDAQQLSNIPMTDVAYIKVMRPPFFGSFGGGSGGAIAVYTRRGGDVKSEPGKGLDSKEIAGYTKFKQFYSPNYAVGDSRHDQPDVRTTLYWNPYILTDPKTHRITLEFYNSDITKKMRVVMEGMNKEGRLMHFEQTID, encoded by the coding sequence ATGACGAGTAAACGTGTCTGCCAATTCTTTACAACAACCCTGGCAGTGTTTTTTTGCGCTACAACTTTGCATGCACAGAAGTTAGATGCAAGCCTGGCTAAGCTGGGCGAAGAGTACCAACAGGAGCGTGCTTATCTCCATTTTGATAAAGGAGCTTATACCCCTGGCGAAACCATCTGGTTTAAAGCCTACTTACAGGCGGGTATTTATCCCTCCGACATCAGCAAAAACTTTTATGTAGATTGGACAGATGCAACCGGCCTGGTATTATTTCATACAGCCACTCCCTTGCTGGAAGGTACCGCCAAGGGGCAGTATGAAATTCCGGCTACCTATAAAGGACAGATCATTCACGTGCGGGCCTATACCAGCTGGATGATGAATTTTGATACCGTTTTTCTCTATAATAAAGATATACGTATTGTACAGCCTAAAGATGCGGTGACCACTGCTAAGAAGGTGGACATTAACCTGCAGTTTTTACCGGAAGGAGGGGATATGATTGCCGGTTTAAAATCGCGGGTTGCTTTTAAAGCCACGGATCAGTTTGGTAAACCTGTTTTTGTAAAAGGTAAAATTACCAATGCTGCCGGTGAAGAAGTGGTTGCTTTTGCAGCAAAACATGACGGTATGGGCGTAGTGGATATTGAAACCAAAGCAGGTGACAAATACACTGCTACTTACAATACACCTGATGGACAAACCAAAACCGTAGCGCTTCCTGACATGAAAGCTACAGGCGCTACTTTATCGGTAAATGGTATTGGTGGCCGCCGCAGCTTTTTGGTTGAGCGCGCTGCTGATGCACCGGAAAATTTAAAAACGCTGTATGTAATGGCCACCTTACAACAGCAGTTGATTTATCGTGCAAAAGTAGACCTTACGGAAAGTGCAGCTATTGGCGGCAGTATTCCTGTAGGCAACCTGCCTTCAGGCATTGTTTGCATTACGCTGTTTGATGCTAACTGGGTGCCGGTAGCAGAACGTATTACGTTTGTAAACAACCATAACTACGAGTTTAAACCTACTATTGACGTGGTAGGCGACACCCGCAAAAGAGCTAAGAGCTTTATTGATATAGATGTGCCTGATACGGTGGCTGCCAACATGAGTATTTCTGTTACAGACATAGGAGTAAGCCCGGATTCTACCGACAATATTATTTCGCACCTGCTGCTTACCAGCGATTTAAGAGGTTACATTCACAACCCCGCCTTTTATTTCCGTAACGAAAGCGACAGTCTGCAACAATATCTGGACCTGGTAATGCTTACTAACGGATGGCGCAGAATTAACTGGGAAGACATTGCCAACAACCGCATGCCCACGCTTAAATACAGAAAAGACAGTGCTTACCTGTCGTTCTCGGGTAAGGTATACGGTGCTACTCCTATCCAGATTCGCGAAACCGGCAGTATTAACCTGATTATGAAATCAAGAGACAGTTCTACCAACCTTAACTTCCTGCCTTTAAGGCCGGATGGTACTTTCTCCGACCCTAACATGCTGTTTTTTGACACACTGAAAATTTACTACCAGTTTAATAAGAATAAAGATTTTGCTTCGAGAGTGGCGGTATCGTTTTCCAATGGTTTATTACCGACCCCTTATAAAGTGGGGGACCTGCCACCTTCTTATAATATAGTAGTGTTTGATACCAGCGGTAACACCCGCATGCGCCAGCTGGCATTAGAGCAGGCCCGGTTAACAAAACTGTTACAAGGCACTACCCTGGAAGGCGTTACGGTAACGGCCAAAGCCAAAAAGCCTCTTGATATTCTGGACGAAAAATATGCTTCGGGAATGTTTAAGGGCGATGGTTACCAGTTTGATGTAATGAATGATATGGTAGCGCAAAGTTCGTTCAGTGTTTTCCAATACCTGCAGGGACGTGTTGCCGGTTTACAGATCAATAACACCAATGCCGGTGGCACACCTAGTGCCAGCTGGAGAGGAAGTAACACTACTTTCTTCCTGGATGAAATGCCGGTAGATGCACAACAGCTGAGCAATATCCCTATGACGGATGTGGCTTATATTAAAGTAATGCGCCCGCCTTTCTTCGGTAGCTTTGGTGGAGGTTCGGGCGGTGCTATTGCCGTGTACACCCGCAGAGGTGGTGATGTAAAAAGCGAGCCGGGTAAAGGACTGGATTCTAAAGAAATTGCCGGTTATACCAAGTTCAAGCAGTTTTACTCACCCAACTATGCCGTGGGCGACAGCAGGCACGACCAGCCGGATGTGCGCACTACCCTGTACTGGAACCCCTACATTTTAACCGATCCTAAAACGCACCGCATAACGCTGGAGTTTTACAACAGCGATATCACTAAAAAAATGCGCGTGGTAATGGAAGGAATGAACAAAGAGGGCAGATTGATGCATTTTGAGCAAACGATAGATTAA
- a CDS encoding efflux RND transporter periplasmic adaptor subunit, which yields MSSKNIPAIIACACLAMACGKKKQPLKASANQVPVVDVIVARYSNVINTIEANGTIIANEYVELKPEVSGRLIYLNVPEGKHVEVGTVIARVNDADLQATLNKTKVQLELAQKTEERLRKLLDINGVNQADYDAALNTLNGYKADISYTQALIDKTVIRAPFSGTVGLRQVSPGAFVTSASVIATMQQLNQLKIDFTIPEQYGNLVHTGGTVNIETDGSKGVRRKATITAIEPQANAVTRNLKVRAVISAREDTNPGAFAKVYVGEGQSAKAILIPTNAIIPDDKNKQVVLVHDGKAVFTSIQTGLRQSTNVAVINGMKEGDTLVVTGVLFAQPNAAVKVRQVKQLSQLVDSSATATGGN from the coding sequence ATGTCATCAAAAAACATCCCTGCAATTATTGCCTGCGCTTGCCTGGCAATGGCATGTGGTAAAAAAAAGCAACCGCTAAAAGCGTCTGCCAACCAGGTTCCGGTGGTAGATGTGATAGTAGCCCGTTATTCTAATGTAATAAATACCATAGAAGCCAACGGTACTATTATAGCCAATGAGTATGTAGAATTAAAGCCGGAAGTAAGCGGGCGCCTTATTTACCTGAATGTTCCGGAAGGAAAGCACGTAGAGGTGGGTACGGTGATAGCCCGTGTAAACGATGCCGATTTGCAGGCAACCCTTAATAAAACCAAGGTGCAGCTGGAACTGGCACAAAAAACAGAAGAGCGCCTGCGCAAACTGCTGGACATTAATGGCGTTAACCAGGCCGATTACGATGCTGCCCTCAATACCTTAAACGGTTATAAGGCGGATATCAGCTACACACAGGCCTTAATAGATAAAACAGTGATTCGCGCACCGTTCAGCGGAACGGTTGGTTTGCGCCAGGTAAGTCCGGGGGCTTTTGTAACCTCGGCTAGCGTTATTGCTACCATGCAGCAGTTGAACCAGCTGAAAATTGATTTTACCATACCGGAACAGTATGGCAACCTGGTGCATACCGGGGGTACCGTGAATATTGAAACAGACGGATCGAAAGGTGTTCGCCGCAAGGCCACCATCACCGCTATAGAACCACAGGCCAATGCGGTAACCCGTAATTTAAAAGTGCGGGCGGTGATCAGTGCCAGGGAAGATACTAACCCGGGTGCTTTTGCCAAGGTGTATGTAGGAGAAGGCCAGTCGGCCAAAGCTATTCTGATACCTACCAACGCTATTATCCCCGACGATAAAAACAAACAGGTAGTGCTGGTACACGATGGAAAAGCAGTTTTTACATCTATACAAACCGGCTTACGCCAATCGACTAATGTGGCTGTGATCAACGGCATGAAAGAGGGTGATACACTGGTAGTAACCGGTGTGTTGTTTGCACAGCCCAATGCTGCAGTAAAAGTGCGCCAGGTGAAGCAGTTATCGCAACTGGTGGATTCTTCAGCAACCGCAACAGGTGGAAATTAA